A genomic stretch from Corynebacterium faecale includes:
- a CDS encoding class II 3-deoxy-7-phosphoheptulonate synthase, whose amino-acid sequence MSWTVDIPKEVLPDLPPLPEGMHERFQDTISRDAKQQPTWDRSQADNVRRILESVPPIVVAPEVLELRKKLADVANGKAFLLQGGDCAETFESNTEPHIRANIKTLLQMAVVLTYGASTPVIKMARIAGQYAKPRSSDLDGNGLPNYRGDIVNGVEATPEARRHDPARMIRAYANSSAAMNLVRALTSSGTADLYRLSDWNRQFVANSPAGARYEALAREIDSGLRFMEACGVSDESLRAAEIYCSHEALLVDYERSMLRLAEGEDGEQELYDLSAHQLWIGERTRGLEDFHVNFAAMISNPIGIKIGPGISPEEAVAYADKLDPDFEPGRLTMVARMGHDKVRSVLPGVIQAVEASGHKVIWQSDPMHGNTFTASNGYKTRHFDKVIDEVQGFFEVHRALGTHPGGIHIEFTGEDVTECLGGAEDITDVDLPGRYESACDPRLNTQQSLELSFLVAEMLRN is encoded by the coding sequence GTGAGTTGGACAGTAGATATCCCCAAAGAAGTTCTCCCGGACCTGCCACCGTTGCCGGAAGGCATGCACGAGCGTTTCCAGGACACCATTTCCCGTGACGCCAAGCAGCAGCCCACCTGGGATCGCTCCCAGGCGGATAACGTGCGCCGAATCCTTGAATCCGTGCCACCGATCGTGGTTGCACCTGAGGTTCTTGAGCTGAGGAAGAAGCTCGCCGATGTAGCCAATGGCAAGGCGTTTCTCCTTCAGGGCGGTGACTGTGCTGAAACTTTCGAGTCCAACACCGAGCCCCATATCCGCGCCAATATCAAGACTCTCCTCCAGATGGCAGTGGTGCTCACCTACGGTGCGTCCACCCCTGTGATCAAGATGGCCCGTATCGCCGGCCAGTACGCCAAGCCGCGTTCCTCTGATCTGGATGGCAACGGTCTGCCCAATTACCGCGGCGATATCGTCAACGGCGTCGAAGCGACTCCTGAGGCACGTCGCCATGATCCGGCACGAATGATCCGCGCCTATGCAAACTCCTCCGCCGCGATGAACCTGGTGCGTGCCCTGACCAGCTCCGGAACCGCAGACCTCTACCGTCTGAGTGACTGGAACCGTCAGTTTGTGGCCAATTCACCAGCGGGTGCCCGCTATGAGGCGCTGGCGCGTGAGATCGATTCCGGTCTGCGCTTCATGGAGGCCTGTGGGGTCTCTGATGAGTCGCTGCGGGCAGCGGAGATCTACTGCTCCCATGAGGCACTCCTGGTGGACTACGAGCGTTCCATGTTGCGTCTGGCAGAGGGCGAAGACGGCGAGCAGGAACTTTATGATCTTTCCGCACACCAGCTGTGGATCGGCGAGCGCACCCGTGGTCTGGAAGACTTCCACGTCAACTTCGCCGCCATGATTTCCAACCCGATCGGCATCAAGATCGGCCCCGGTATCTCCCCGGAGGAAGCTGTCGCCTACGCAGACAAGCTGGATCCGGATTTTGAACCGGGACGCCTCACCATGGTCGCCCGCATGGGACATGACAAGGTCCGTTCGGTGCTTCCGGGTGTCATCCAGGCTGTTGAAGCCTCCGGCCACAAGGTCATCTGGCAGTCTGACCCGATGCACGGCAACACCTTCACGGCTTCCAATGGTTATAAGACCCGTCATTTTGACAAGGTCATCGATGAGGTTCAGGGCTTCTTCGAAGTTCACCGCGCACTGGGTACCCACCCGGGTGGTATCCACATCGAGTTCACCGGTGAAGATGTCACCGAGTGCCTCGGTGGAGCAGAGGACATCACCGATGTTGATCTGCCAGGCCGCTACGAGTCAGCGTGTGACCCACGGCTGAACACCCAGCAGTCCCTTGAGCTGTCCTTCCTGGTTGCGGAGATGCTGCGCAACTAG
- a CDS encoding polyadenylate-specific 3'-exoribonuclease AS: protein MRYFYDTEFIEDGRTIELVSIGIIAEDGREYYAVSTDFDGSKANAWVKANVLNQLPNPSSGVWKSRDTIREDVLRFITSGPGKTELWAWVGAYDHVLLAQLWGDMTGLPRDIPRYTRELKQYWEMAGCPPLPDLPNGNHDALVDARHNLAKFKVCMQALPLDPKNRVQRGG, encoded by the coding sequence GTGCGCTATTTTTATGACACTGAGTTCATCGAGGATGGACGCACGATTGAGCTGGTGTCCATCGGGATCATCGCCGAGGACGGCCGGGAATACTACGCGGTGTCCACGGACTTCGACGGCAGTAAGGCCAATGCCTGGGTGAAAGCCAATGTGCTCAACCAGTTGCCCAATCCCTCCTCCGGTGTGTGGAAATCACGTGACACCATCCGGGAGGATGTTTTGAGGTTCATCACCTCAGGTCCAGGAAAAACGGAACTGTGGGCCTGGGTGGGTGCCTATGATCATGTGCTCCTCGCTCAGCTGTGGGGCGACATGACCGGCCTGCCCCGTGATATCCCCCGCTATACCCGGGAGCTGAAACAGTATTGGGAGATGGCAGGATGCCCACCACTGCCGGATCTCCCGAATGGCAACCACGACGCCCTGGTTGATGCCCGCCACAATCTGGCTAAATTCAAGGTCTGTATGCAGGCCTTGCCCCTCGACCCGAAGAACCGGGTCCAACGTGGGGGATAA
- a CDS encoding glycosyltransferase 87 family protein, translated as MALIWASAIATAAALWPVVFNVRAIESFIFFYHIDSDVYRAGAQAFLDGLNLYAQDYVVGGIQLPFTYPPIATVVFTPLLLVPSSTMGVLLTLMSAALMWWCIAIVIRRVFKKISIADSRMFALFVLPVALFTEPVNQTLQFGQINIILMTLVLMDTFTKKPWLPRGFWIGLAAAIKLTPAVFGLYFLVKKDWKGAITSIASGLGFTLLAFILLPSSSKVYWTETLSDPSRIGNLSYITNQSVRGMISRLMHDHQDVVEWIWMGSVVLTLIGVAVAMFRVLKAGSPHGAVLLNSLIALLCSPVSWSHHWVWLIPVALGFAAGAWSQRHSAPATAATSMVMALITTIPMLVPTFWNMPYDSEAAPAWPLLLHPSGSSYVVIAIAIVIVALINPRVFGTTEQPSNQYTSTTTRINPALTVTLVIVAIYLAVNAWYKGENGNVLNIQHPRAVLDGVDVTGFGYLITEPLRGNDTAALWVIGVLNVLALVWCAVLILRHLVDRTPTAFTVALAVVIALVAYPVQSALQMGSLTLVALALVLVDLLSPRAIGRRGLLTGIAAGITGWPAFIIIALFLQRRLTTAVTATVTAVVLWVVGWLFAASGRVTLIDAQTTVHDGADNSSVAGVLARWISDSPVTSIVWFALAVALGIWAVHRTHSSGNTTLSTALAIAWPAIALPTVYPYLWVLLIPVIIILIRSGRVFAVFLALFISLVNWVPIQVSYDAFFPLNNREMFDHVGLAGSYALVEPLAAAPALIGVLLLVTAARLPQTTTSPAQ; from the coding sequence ATGGCTCTGATTTGGGCTTCCGCCATCGCCACCGCAGCGGCCCTGTGGCCGGTGGTGTTCAACGTGCGCGCCATTGAGTCCTTCATTTTCTTCTATCACATCGATTCTGATGTCTACCGGGCCGGGGCGCAGGCCTTTCTCGATGGACTGAACCTCTATGCGCAGGACTATGTGGTCGGAGGCATCCAACTTCCCTTCACATATCCACCGATCGCCACCGTGGTGTTCACTCCCCTGCTGCTCGTCCCGAGCAGCACCATGGGTGTTCTGCTCACACTGATGTCCGCGGCGCTGATGTGGTGGTGCATCGCCATCGTGATCCGCCGTGTGTTCAAGAAGATCTCCATTGCGGATTCCCGGATGTTCGCACTGTTCGTCCTGCCGGTTGCCCTCTTCACTGAACCGGTGAACCAAACCCTGCAGTTCGGCCAGATCAATATCATCCTGATGACGCTGGTCCTCATGGACACCTTCACCAAGAAGCCGTGGCTGCCGCGTGGTTTCTGGATCGGCCTGGCTGCGGCCATCAAGCTCACTCCGGCCGTGTTCGGGTTGTATTTCCTGGTCAAGAAGGACTGGAAGGGTGCCATCACGTCGATTGCGTCAGGGTTGGGCTTCACCCTCCTGGCGTTCATTCTCCTGCCGTCCAGTTCCAAGGTGTACTGGACAGAGACGCTGAGTGACCCCAGCCGTATCGGCAATCTCTCCTACATCACCAACCAGTCCGTCCGGGGCATGATCAGCCGTCTGATGCACGATCATCAGGATGTTGTCGAGTGGATCTGGATGGGAAGTGTCGTCCTCACCCTCATCGGTGTCGCCGTGGCCATGTTCCGGGTCCTCAAAGCCGGTTCCCCACATGGCGCGGTCCTGTTGAACTCTCTGATCGCCCTGCTGTGTTCCCCTGTGTCCTGGTCCCACCACTGGGTGTGGTTGATTCCAGTCGCTCTCGGTTTCGCCGCCGGTGCGTGGTCCCAGCGGCACTCCGCGCCCGCTACCGCCGCAACCTCTATGGTGATGGCGCTGATCACCACCATTCCGATGCTGGTGCCCACATTCTGGAACATGCCCTATGATTCCGAGGCCGCCCCTGCATGGCCACTGCTTCTCCACCCCTCCGGCAGTTCCTACGTGGTCATCGCCATCGCCATTGTCATCGTGGCCCTGATTAATCCGCGGGTATTCGGAACCACGGAGCAGCCCTCCAACCAGTACACCTCCACCACCACCCGCATCAATCCGGCACTCACCGTGACGCTGGTGATCGTCGCCATCTATCTCGCTGTCAATGCCTGGTACAAGGGCGAGAACGGCAATGTCCTCAACATCCAGCACCCACGAGCGGTTCTCGACGGTGTTGATGTCACCGGTTTCGGATATCTGATCACCGAGCCTCTCCGGGGCAATGACACAGCCGCCCTGTGGGTGATCGGTGTGCTGAACGTGCTGGCGTTGGTCTGGTGCGCGGTGTTGATCCTGCGCCACCTGGTCGACCGCACACCGACCGCCTTCACGGTGGCGCTTGCGGTGGTCATCGCGCTGGTCGCCTACCCCGTCCAGTCAGCACTGCAAATGGGTTCACTGACCCTGGTCGCGCTAGCCCTGGTGCTGGTCGATCTACTCAGCCCGCGGGCCATCGGCCGCCGTGGTCTGCTCACCGGCATCGCCGCCGGCATCACCGGCTGGCCCGCGTTCATCATCATCGCGCTGTTCCTACAGCGTCGCCTGACCACCGCGGTGACGGCGACCGTGACCGCGGTGGTGCTGTGGGTGGTCGGCTGGCTGTTCGCCGCTTCCGGGCGCGTCACGCTTATCGACGCCCAGACCACTGTCCATGATGGCGCCGACAATTCCTCTGTCGCAGGTGTCCTCGCCCGGTGGATCAGTGACTCCCCCGTCACCTCCATTGTCTGGTTCGCCCTCGCAGTAGCACTGGGAATCTGGGCTGTTCACCGCACGCACAGTTCCGGAAACACCACACTGTCCACGGCTCTGGCCATCGCCTGGCCCGCCATCGCGCTGCCCACCGTGTATCCGTACCTGTGGGTGTTACTGATCCCGGTGATCATCATCCTGATCCGCTCGGGCCGGGTGTTCGCGGTGTTCCTGGCGCTGTTCATCTCCCTGGTCAACTGGGTGCCCATACAGGTGTCCTATGATGCATTCTTCCCTCTGAACAACCGGGAGATGTTCGACCACGTGGGTCTGGCAGGAAGTTATGCCCTGGTCGAACCGCTGGCGGCCGCACCTGCCTTGATCGGGGTGCTGTTGCTGGTGACTGCAGCCCGCCTGCCACAGACCACGACCTCACCTGCGCAGTAG
- a CDS encoding acyltransferase family protein translates to MTQQSEKTRMDWPDVARGLSILGVVLLHVTLAIPEAENSFLAELNHFLDPLRMPLFFLVSGFFSVKVLRLTFEQLFKRRLWFFLVPYLVWTPIELSTNRLQGLIYFDRAMPEWTYYAQKIVDGTNMYWFLYFLVWFNLLLWATRKLPAWAIVTVVAVGPWLFMPMFSEHDFLRKTLIYLPAFFIGAYFRPLIIRFADAAARPKAVVVAMAFYVAGMGIAAADDILTSREPGPTQMWFITWKDEIAALLGGELEPFAMGQLSGTLIRLLSLPAGVVLSVWLAKAPPVARVLKFFGRHTLVIYIGHAVGLTVLFNYTLRWNVMEINNSSTNPMNWSFTWMAIAFTLAMVGSYLTYLISRLPVLGRTLTPPKLPESGVAPVKAVTPPVEQPSVLRIRN, encoded by the coding sequence ATGACACAGCAGTCAGAGAAGACCCGCATGGATTGGCCTGATGTGGCCAGGGGTCTGTCGATCCTGGGTGTGGTGCTTCTCCACGTCACTCTCGCCATCCCGGAAGCAGAGAATTCTTTCCTCGCTGAGTTGAACCACTTCCTGGATCCCCTCCGGATGCCGCTGTTCTTCCTTGTCTCGGGCTTCTTCTCGGTGAAGGTTCTCAGACTGACGTTTGAGCAACTGTTCAAGCGCAGATTGTGGTTCTTCCTCGTTCCTTACCTGGTGTGGACTCCGATCGAGCTGTCCACCAACCGCCTCCAGGGGCTGATCTACTTTGACCGTGCGATGCCGGAATGGACGTACTACGCCCAGAAGATCGTCGATGGCACCAACATGTACTGGTTCCTGTACTTCCTGGTGTGGTTCAACCTGTTGTTGTGGGCCACCCGGAAACTGCCGGCCTGGGCGATTGTCACAGTGGTGGCGGTTGGTCCGTGGCTGTTCATGCCCATGTTCAGTGAGCACGATTTTCTACGGAAAACACTGATCTACCTGCCGGCATTCTTCATTGGTGCGTATTTCCGACCGTTGATCATCAGGTTCGCCGATGCAGCTGCACGTCCGAAGGCAGTGGTGGTGGCCATGGCCTTCTACGTGGCAGGCATGGGCATTGCGGCGGCGGATGATATTCTCACCAGCCGTGAACCGGGGCCGACCCAGATGTGGTTCATCACCTGGAAGGATGAGATCGCAGCGCTACTCGGCGGGGAACTCGAACCGTTCGCCATGGGTCAGCTATCCGGAACCCTGATCCGGCTGCTGTCTCTTCCCGCCGGCGTGGTGTTGTCTGTCTGGCTGGCCAAGGCGCCACCGGTTGCGCGGGTGCTGAAGTTCTTCGGACGCCACACCCTGGTGATCTACATCGGACATGCTGTCGGACTGACGGTGCTGTTCAACTACACCCTCCGGTGGAACGTCATGGAGATCAACAATTCTTCCACTAATCCAATGAACTGGTCCTTCACCTGGATGGCCATTGCCTTCACCCTGGCCATGGTGGGCTCCTACCTGACGTATCTCATCTCCAGGCTCCCGGTGCTGGGCAGAACGCTCACGCCGCCCAAGCTTCCCGAGTCCGGCGTTGCCCCGGTCAAGGCCGTGACACCGCCGGTCGAGCAGCCCAGTGTGCTCCGCATCAGAAACTAG
- a CDS encoding lysophospholipid acyltransferase family protein, producing the protein MNNKWYWVFKHVIVGPFLHVYNRPEITGLDNIPATGPAIMASNHQAVMDSFYFPLKCPRQMVFPAKAEYFTAPGLKGDFKRWFFKALRQIPLDRDAGNALDSLRSTAKQVLDEGTLLSIYPEGTRSPDGRIYKGKVGMAVVALETGVPVIPVAMIGSRDANPIGTTFPRPKKVRMQVGEPIDPIAFAAERGLDPESRETARALTDHVMHTLSELTGQPYVDVYAKEVKESLAAGKGYPKGAEP; encoded by the coding sequence ATGAATAACAAGTGGTACTGGGTTTTCAAACATGTCATCGTTGGCCCATTCCTCCACGTGTACAACCGCCCTGAGATCACCGGCCTGGATAATATCCCCGCGACGGGTCCGGCAATCATGGCATCCAACCACCAGGCCGTCATGGATTCCTTCTACTTCCCACTGAAGTGTCCACGGCAGATGGTATTCCCCGCCAAGGCGGAATACTTCACAGCGCCAGGATTGAAAGGGGATTTCAAAAGGTGGTTCTTCAAGGCCCTCCGTCAGATCCCGCTTGACCGGGATGCCGGAAATGCACTGGACTCATTGCGCTCCACCGCAAAACAGGTCCTTGATGAAGGCACTCTGCTCAGTATCTACCCGGAGGGCACCAGATCCCCGGACGGACGGATCTACAAGGGCAAGGTGGGCATGGCCGTGGTGGCCCTTGAAACCGGTGTCCCAGTTATTCCCGTGGCTATGATCGGTAGCCGCGATGCGAATCCGATCGGCACCACCTTCCCGCGCCCGAAGAAAGTCAGGATGCAGGTGGGCGAGCCCATCGACCCGATCGCCTTCGCCGCCGAACGTGGCCTGGATCCAGAGAGCCGGGAGACCGCCCGTGCGCTCACGGACCACGTGATGCACACCTTGTCAGAACTCACCGGACAGCCTTATGTGGATGTCTATGCCAAGGAAGTCAAGGAATCCCTCGCCGCCGGCAAGGGATACCCGAAGGGCGCTGAGCCCTGA
- a CDS encoding ROK family protein, which yields MPQDPGRFTVGFDIGGTNMRAGLISDTGEIVRQLSAPTPGTAEELESGIADLVARLGTTHTIDAVGLAVAGFLDPACETVRFAPHLPWRDAPVRDRLSDRLELPIRLEHDANSAAWGEHRFGAAQGVDNWVLLAIGTGIGAALIADGEIYRGAHGTAPEFGHLRVVPDGRPCPCGKSGCLERYCSGTALVDTAREMAASGSFRNSSLLDEIRINPHALRGDVITSAARDRDPLGVAVMEDFSLWLGECLSMVADTLDPELIVIGGGVSRDTDIYLETAVAHFSTRIVGAGYRPLADVIPARLGGEAGMIGVADLARRAVAAR from the coding sequence ATGCCACAAGACCCGGGCCGGTTCACGGTCGGCTTCGACATCGGCGGAACCAATATGCGTGCCGGTCTGATCTCCGACACCGGCGAGATCGTGCGGCAGCTGTCCGCACCCACGCCCGGAACCGCTGAAGAACTGGAATCGGGAATTGCGGACCTCGTTGCGCGACTGGGTACCACCCACACCATCGATGCTGTCGGCCTCGCCGTGGCTGGTTTCCTGGATCCTGCCTGCGAAACGGTTCGTTTCGCCCCACATCTGCCGTGGCGTGATGCCCCTGTGCGCGACCGCCTCAGTGACCGCCTGGAACTCCCGATCCGTCTTGAGCATGATGCCAATTCAGCCGCCTGGGGCGAGCACCGGTTTGGTGCCGCGCAGGGTGTGGATAACTGGGTGCTGTTGGCGATCGGCACCGGCATCGGTGCGGCCCTGATCGCCGATGGTGAGATTTACCGCGGCGCACATGGGACCGCTCCGGAGTTTGGTCACCTGCGTGTGGTTCCGGATGGTCGGCCGTGCCCATGCGGAAAATCCGGTTGCCTGGAGCGTTATTGTTCGGGAACAGCGCTGGTGGATACCGCCCGGGAGATGGCGGCCTCCGGTAGTTTCCGCAACAGCAGCCTGCTGGATGAGATCCGCATCAACCCCCACGCACTGCGCGGTGATGTGATCACCAGTGCCGCCCGTGACCGGGATCCGCTCGGTGTCGCGGTGATGGAGGATTTCAGCCTGTGGTTGGGTGAATGCCTGTCCATGGTGGCAGACACCCTGGACCCGGAACTGATCGTCATCGGTGGCGGAGTGTCCCGTGACACTGACATCTACCTCGAAACCGCCGTCGCGCATTTCTCCACACGCATCGTCGGCGCAGGTTACAGGCCCCTCGCCGACGTCATCCCCGCCCGACTGGGCGGGGAGGCAGGCATGATCGGGGTAGCGGACCTCGCCCGACGCGCGGTTGCCGCGCGCTGA
- a CDS encoding glycosyltransferase family 4 protein: protein MGTGRRRRTLVVTNDFPPTVGGIQSYVRDFLATQDPESIVVFASTQNTAAAKSYDATLDYEVIRWPRTVMLPTPATVDAMTEIIRARDIDNVWFGAAAPLALMAPHARKAGATRIIASTHGHEVGWSMVPGARQVLRRIGNEVDTVTYISDYTLGRFSAAFGPQPTFAHLPSGVDTELFQPATQEQRHATRQRFSLSPGAPVVSCISRLVPRKGQDMLIEAMPGVLREHPDATLLIVGSGRIEQQLKRSAAPLGESVRFLGRLEHTDMIDVLAASDIFAMPARTRGGGLDVEGLGIVYLEAQACGVPVIAGASGGAPETVTPRTGVVVDGRGVDKLTDAITSLLADADRRERMGAAGRRHAEDAWSWATMGARLTEMLN, encoded by the coding sequence GTGGGTACCGGTCGCAGACGCAGAACACTCGTTGTCACCAATGACTTTCCTCCAACGGTGGGTGGAATCCAGTCTTATGTCCGTGATTTTCTTGCCACACAGGATCCGGAATCAATCGTGGTGTTTGCCTCCACCCAGAACACCGCTGCGGCGAAATCTTATGATGCCACCCTGGACTATGAAGTGATCAGGTGGCCCCGGACCGTGATGCTGCCCACCCCGGCAACGGTTGATGCCATGACAGAGATCATCAGGGCGCGAGACATTGACAATGTCTGGTTTGGGGCGGCGGCGCCCTTGGCACTGATGGCTCCTCACGCCCGCAAAGCCGGCGCAACCCGGATCATCGCCTCCACCCACGGGCACGAGGTGGGGTGGTCGATGGTGCCGGGAGCACGCCAGGTGCTGCGCCGGATCGGTAATGAGGTGGATACCGTCACCTACATCTCCGACTACACGCTGGGGCGCTTCAGCGCGGCATTCGGGCCCCAGCCCACGTTCGCCCATCTCCCATCTGGTGTGGACACTGAGCTCTTCCAACCGGCAACCCAGGAGCAGCGTCACGCAACGCGTCAACGCTTCAGCCTGAGCCCCGGAGCTCCGGTGGTCTCCTGCATTTCCCGTCTTGTTCCCCGCAAAGGGCAGGACATGCTGATAGAGGCCATGCCCGGGGTGCTCCGTGAACACCCCGATGCCACCTTGCTGATCGTGGGATCCGGCAGGATCGAACAGCAACTGAAAAGAAGCGCCGCGCCTCTGGGTGAATCAGTCCGTTTCCTGGGCAGACTCGAGCACACAGACATGATTGATGTCCTGGCGGCGTCCGATATTTTTGCCATGCCGGCACGCACCCGCGGTGGGGGACTGGATGTGGAGGGGCTCGGCATTGTCTATCTCGAAGCACAGGCATGCGGGGTGCCGGTGATAGCCGGGGCGTCCGGCGGTGCGCCGGAGACCGTAACACCACGCACCGGTGTGGTGGTGGATGGCCGGGGCGTCGATAAGCTCACTGATGCAATAACCAGCCTGCTGGCGGACGCGGATAGACGTGAGCGAATGGGGGCGGCGGGGCGCCGTCATGCGGAGGATGCATGGTCCTGGGCCACGATGGGTGCGCGGTTGACGGAAATGCTCAACTGA
- a CDS encoding NlpC/P60 family protein, with amino-acid sequence MVLRRCCAKVASVILGVSILGTPAVATGQDIDGLIAEIEQVSREVSAQTEDVKATELDILERESAIDHIRDQQAHHRQLADQAKMTADAHRGEINQIAQARYRGTAVDPLTAAISGENPQHVIDRVSYITSLTKSTGEVVAGLRTATDQAAESLDEANRMKAEAEFQLGQLRVHLGEQLGVQEDLERRQEEIRRRVDNLSPEQRQLWVEKNGPLDIDIASFLGASGEAAGAVQAALGKIGSPYGWGAVGPSAFDCSGLIYWAFQQQGKTLPRTSQAQMAGGTTVSRDQLQPGDVIGYYPGATHVGLYIGDGMIVHASDYGIPVQVVSVDSAPFFGARRY; translated from the coding sequence ATGGTTCTTCGACGTTGCTGCGCCAAAGTGGCATCAGTGATCCTGGGGGTGTCTATTCTCGGCACCCCGGCTGTCGCCACGGGGCAGGACATCGACGGCCTGATCGCTGAGATCGAGCAGGTGTCCCGTGAAGTTTCCGCACAGACCGAAGACGTCAAAGCCACCGAACTGGATATCCTCGAACGTGAATCCGCCATTGACCACATTCGTGATCAACAGGCTCATCACCGCCAGCTGGCCGACCAGGCGAAGATGACCGCGGATGCCCATCGGGGTGAAATCAATCAGATCGCGCAGGCCCGGTATCGTGGCACCGCGGTTGATCCGCTGACCGCAGCAATCTCCGGGGAGAATCCTCAGCATGTGATTGATCGCGTCAGCTATATCACCTCGCTGACTAAATCCACCGGTGAGGTGGTTGCAGGACTGCGCACGGCCACTGATCAAGCCGCGGAAAGTCTCGATGAAGCCAACCGGATGAAGGCTGAAGCCGAGTTCCAGCTCGGGCAGCTGCGTGTTCACCTCGGTGAGCAGCTCGGGGTGCAGGAGGACTTGGAGCGCCGGCAGGAAGAGATCAGGCGTCGGGTGGACAACCTGTCACCAGAACAGCGCCAGCTCTGGGTGGAGAAGAACGGCCCGCTGGATATTGATATCGCGAGTTTCCTCGGAGCATCCGGTGAAGCGGCCGGTGCCGTTCAGGCAGCACTAGGCAAGATCGGTTCGCCTTATGGCTGGGGTGCGGTCGGCCCGTCGGCCTTCGACTGTTCCGGGCTCATCTACTGGGCATTCCAGCAGCAGGGGAAAACGCTGCCCCGCACCTCCCAGGCACAGATGGCGGGTGGAACAACGGTCAGTCGTGATCAATTACAGCCCGGCGATGTCATTGGTTACTACCCAGGGGCAACCCATGTGGGGTTGTATATCGGCGATGGGATGATTGTGCACGCCTCAGATTACGGAATCCCGGTTCAGGTGGTATCTGTTGATTCGGCCCCTTTCTTCGGGGCACGCCGCTATTAA
- a CDS encoding C40 family peptidase: MGKHRRSNTRVTRNAAAVSAAALGATAVLTNPAQAAEVFIPNTDISVEIAGIENTPGLNNIPGIDQWIPALSSQAAPAAYAAVVEAPPAVEAAPVQSGGQAIVDAARSKIGAPYGWGAVGPNAFDCSGLTSWAYSQVGKSIPRTSQAQASQGTPVAYSNLQAGDIVAFYSGATHVGIYSGHGTVIHALNSSTPLSEHSLDYMPFHSAVRF; the protein is encoded by the coding sequence ATGGGCAAGCACCGTCGCAGCAACACCCGCGTTACCCGCAATGCAGCTGCAGTTTCCGCAGCCGCACTCGGCGCCACCGCCGTCCTCACCAACCCGGCACAAGCTGCAGAGGTCTTCATCCCGAACACCGACATCTCTGTTGAGATCGCCGGAATTGAGAACACCCCGGGCCTGAACAACATCCCCGGCATTGACCAGTGGATCCCGGCTCTGTCCAGCCAGGCAGCTCCTGCGGCCTACGCTGCCGTCGTTGAGGCACCACCAGCTGTTGAGGCAGCTCCTGTTCAGAGCGGCGGACAGGCCATCGTGGACGCCGCGCGTTCCAAGATCGGTGCTCCATATGGCTGGGGTGCTGTCGGCCCTAACGCCTTTGACTGCTCCGGTCTGACTTCCTGGGCATACAGCCAGGTCGGCAAGTCCATCCCACGCACCTCGCAGGCACAGGCTTCCCAGGGAACTCCTGTTGCCTACTCCAACCTGCAGGCTGGTGACATCGTTGCGTTCTACTCCGGCGCCACCCACGTTGGCATCTACTCCGGTCACGGCACTGTCATCCACGCTCTGAACAGCTCCACCCCGCTGTCCGAGCATTCCCTCGATTACATGCCGTTCCACTCCGCGGTGCGTTTCTAG